The window TCCTTTTTCCCGCTCTCTCGTGTATAGGACTTATCGCGATCGGCTAGTTGAGTTAGTCCCCTATATACCCAATATTCGAGCCGTTGAAATCAAATCCCGTCGTCAAGAGAATGAGCAGCTTTTCTGCACCAATATTTGGCATGGGGGCGGCAAAATTCCGATAGCCTTCAGAGCCGTGATGGGGGAAGCAATGCTTTCTTGGACTGAATATGACATCTGGGATGAATCAAACTTTACACTGGAGTGGCGCATTGAAACCCATGCCTTCACAGAAGCCGTTTTTTGCGCGGGGAAAAACTGCTTCCTTGGCAATAATGATACGACTCTTATCGAGACGCGAGGAGAGATGAAAATCGATCCAGCACAAATTAAAGGATTTCCCCAGCCTTTTCGGGATAAAATTGCTAGGATAACCGAAAATTTTTTAGGGAAAACGATTATCCCTAACCTCATCCAAATGAGCAAGGGAGTGCATCATTATCTGGAACAAACAGCAACGAACTGAATCTCTGAAATGGATTAATTCATGCGACACATAGCCCTCTCCTTGTCTCCCCAATCAATCTGTAGCAAACATTGATCAATTTTAGATGAGTTCCCTAGATATGGTTACGCTTCACTAGAATTGCCCCAATGCTGAAACCCTTGACTTAAATCCAGTGTCCAACTTTGCCCTGAGGAATAACTAGTTGCTTCTACTTGCGGTTCGGCTGTAATTTCACCAATAATGCTCGCTCCATTACCCAATTTTTGCTGTAATTGCTGTGCTGAATGTCTCGGCAGGGTTAACACTAGCTCAAAATCTTCTCCCCCGTAGAGCGTCCATTGCAAGGCTTGCTCTTGGGAAACCCACCGCGATAGAACTTTGGGAATAGGAAGCGAGTCTAAATCAATGTTGGCTCCCACGTGGCTGGCGCGACAAAGTTGTAAAATTGCATCAGCTAAACCATCACTGCTATCCATACCAGCAACACGAAATTCCGGTAACACTTCCCCCAGCAAGGGCAATACATCTAGCCGGGGTTTCGGACGTTGGTGCGCGTGAATCAGACGCTGGCAACTCACTGTATCGAGTTCAGATTGCCGTTCTGGGTGTAA of the Cyanobacteria bacterium GSL.Bin1 genome contains:
- the thiL gene encoding thiamine-phosphate kinase; the protein is WRAVAANLSDLAAMGATPRGITVGLSLPKTVPVAWVERLYEGLSECLQQYQTVLWGGDVTRSSLVTIAITAVGKVEPQRVIRRQDAQVGDVILVTGEHGASRAGLELLLHPERQSELDTVSCQRLIHAHQRPKPRLDVLPLLGEVLPEFRVAGMDSSDGLADAILQLCRASHVGANIDLDSLPIPKVLSRWVSQEQALQWTLYGGEDFELVLTLPRHSAQQLQQKLGNGASIIGEITAEPQVEATSYSSGQSWTLDLSQGFQHWGNSSEA